The following DNA comes from Rhodovulum sulfidophilum DSM 1374.
GCTGACCGACGGCACGCTGGCCTTTTCCCTGCCCGAGGGCGCCTCCGGGACGGCGGCGCGGCTGACCGTCGCGGGCAGCGGCGATTTCATGGGCGAGTCGCTGGCTTTCGACCTCGAGGACGATCTGCTGGTCGAGGCCTCGGTCGATACCGGGCTGGCGGGCAATGTTTCCGGCACCGGGGCGCTGCGGCTGCGGGCGGCCGGGGACAGCGAGATCACGCTGTCGGGTCGCAACAGCCAGACCGGCGGCACCGTGATCGAGGCCGGAACGGTGGCCGCGACCGGCGGTGAGGCGCTGTCCGAGGCCGGTGCCGTGACCCTTGCGGGCGGGATCGACGGCCGCGCGGCCTCGGTGCTGCGGATCGAACAGGACGAGACCGTGGGCGGGCTGGCGTCGGCCGAGGGCGCCCGGGGCGGGCTCGAGCTTGCGGGTGGCAGCCTGACGGTGTCGGGTGGCCCCGCCTCCAGCTTCGGGCTCGGGATCTCGGGCTCGGGCGGGCTGGCCGTCGGCGACGGCGCCGATCTGACGCTGGCCGCGGCGAACAGCTATGAGGGCGGCACGGTCGTCTCGGGCGGGGCGCTGTCGGTGACGGCGGGCGGCAGCCTCGGTTCGGGCGATGTGTCGGTCGCCGATGGCAGCCTTCTGACCTATGGCGCGGCGCTTGGCGCGGATCAGACCGTGACGCTGGGCGATGGCGGGCTCTGGACGCTGGCGGGCGACGAGACCGTGGGCGGGCTTGACGGCACGGGCACGGCCGATCTGGGCGGAAACAGGCTCGATATCGCCCTGCCCGGGACCGAGACCCTGGCTTTCGCGGGCAGCCTCAAGGGCGGCACCGACAGCCTGCTGGCTCTGACCGGCGGCGGCGAATACATGCTGACGGGGTCGCTTTCGGACTATCGGGGCGGGTTCAGGATCGAGGCCGGACGGCTGGGTCTTTCCGATGCCGGTGGCGCGCTGAACGACAATGCGCTCACGCTGGCGGGCGGCACGCTGGTCGCCGATCTGGAAAATGCCTTTGGCGGCACGATTGCGACCGAGGCGGGCAGCACAAGCACGATCACTGCCGCCGCGGGCACGACCCTGAGCCTGACCGGCGGGATGGCGCTGGCGGGCGATCTGAGCTTCACGGCCGAGGGCGAGGATGCCGAGATCGGGCTGAAGATGGCGTCGGTGACGCTGCAAGAGGGCGTTTCGCTGGGCTTCGACAGGGCCCGGTTCAAGATCGGCTCGGAGGCCGCGGCGGGGATGTTCGCCGCCGACGGGGGCACCCGGCTGGGGGCCGAGGCGGTGCTGGATCTGGCCGGTCACGATGTCGGGATCGCGGCGCTGACCGGGTCGGGCAGGATCCTGACCGATAGCGGCGATGCCGTTCTCGGCCTGGGCGACGGCACCGATTTCGGCGGCGTTCTGGCCGATGGCGCGGCCGGCCGCCTGTCGCTGGAAACCGACGGCACGGTGCGGCTGACGGGCGACAACAGCCTGACCGGCGGCACCTCGGTCACCGGCGGCAGCCTGACCCTGGCCGGAGGCGGGACGCTGGGCGATATCGAGATCGCCTCGGCCGGGCGCTTCGTGCTGGAGGACGGATCGGCCGGGTCGGTGGTCAACTCGGGGACCGGCAGCTCGAATGCCGGCACGATCGCCGCGCTGACCCAGAAGGCGGGCAGCTTCGCCAACAGCGGCACGGTTTCCGGCGCGACATCCGTCGAAGGCGGGGACCTGAGCAATACCGGCACATTGTCGGACGATGTGTCGGTCTCGGGCGGGTCGCTGTCGTCGAGCGGCAGCATCGGCGGCAAGCTCGATTTGTCGGAGGGCGAGGCCCGGATTGATGGCAGCGTTTCCGGCGCGGTCGATGTCAGCGGGGGCAGCCTCGATGCGGGCAAGGGCAGCGCGCTGAAGAGCGGTCTCGGCGTCTCTGGCGGCAGCGCCGAGACGGCCGGGACGGTCTTGGGCGGGGTGTCCGTGACCGGCGGCCGCTATGACAACAGTGGCAACGTAAGCGGCGGTCTGGATCTCGCGGATGGCTCGGTGGGCAATACCGGCACCATCGGCGGCGCGGTCACGGTCGGCGGCGGCACGCTGACGAATGGCGGCACATTGTCTGACGATGTTTCGGTCTCGGGCGGGTCGCTGTCGTCGAGCGGCAGCATCGGCGGCACGCTCGACGTCTCGGAGGGCGAGGCCCGGATCGATGGCAGCGTTACCGGCGCGGTCGATGTCAGCGGGGGCAGCCTCGAGGCGGGCAGGGACAGCGCGCTGAAGGGCGGTCTCGGCGTCTCGGGCGGCAGCGCCGAGACGGCCGGGACGGTTTCGGGCGGGGTGTCGGTGACCGGCGGCCGCTATGACAACAGCGGCAGCGTGAGCGGTGGTCTGGATCTCGCGGATGGCACGGTCGGCAATACCGGCACCATCGGCGGTGAGGTCACGGTCGGCGGCGGCACGCTGACGAATGGCGGCACGCTGTCGGGCGATGTTTCGGTCTCGGGCGGGTCGCTGTCGTCGAGCGGCAGCATCGGCGGAGATCTCGATGTCACCGGCGGCACGGCGACCAATAGCGGCTGGGTCGGGGGCAAGAGCAGCGTCGGCAGCGGCGGGGTTCTGGTCTCGGAAGGCGGGCGCTTCGGCGACGATCTGACCATTCAGGGCGACACCGGCAGTGGCGCGGGCACCCTGCGGCTGTCGGGCACGACCACGGTGGCGGGCGATGTGACCAATGACGGCAACATCGAGACCGCGGGCGGCAAGGACACCGCGCTGAACCTGACCGATGGCGGCGGCTTCACCAATAATGGCAGCATCACGGTCGAGGACGGGTCTCTGACGGTGGCGGCCGACACCATCACGATCAGCGACGGCGCCTCGATGAAGGGCGATATCGATTTCGTCGGCGCGGTGGTGAACAAGGGCGAGCTCGATCTCGAGAACGACCTCCGGGATACGCTCCGGACCGACGAGGACGGGGTGACGCGGATCGTCGCCTCGCTCGACGGCGCGGGCAACGATGTCGAGAATGCCGGCCGCCTGGAGCTTGGCGAGGACCTGTCCTTTACCGGGGTCGGCGAGGTCTCGAACAGCGGCACGGTCGAGATCGGCGCGAACGGGCGTCTGCAGGCCGAGCGGATCGGGAATGCCGGCCGCCTGAACCTGGGCGCGGGCGCGGCGCTGGAGGGCACCGGCAACACGCTGGAGAATACCGGGACGATCACCGTCGGCGATGGCGGCAGCGTGACCGATGCCGGCGCGATCGAGAACCGCGAGACCGGGCTGATCGAGTTCACCGGCGGCGGCACGCTCGCCTCGGACAGCGATGCGAGCGGCGACGAGCCGATCCGGAATGCCGGTCGGATCGTCACCACCGACGACGGCGATGACACCATCACGCTGGGCGGCGCGAACCCGAATCTGCTGGAAAACCTGGCGAGTGGCAGTCTCGAGATCGGCGACAGCGACAGCGTGATCGGCAGCGCGACCACGCTGGACAATGCCGGATCGGTGACGATCGGCACCGGCTCGACGCTGGAGCTGGCCGCGCTTGCGACCGCGGCGGGTGGCAGCCTGACCAATAACGGGATGCTGAAGGCGGGGTCGGTGACCTCGGCGGGCAGCCTGACCAACAATGCGGGCGCCGAGATCGCCTCCGACGTGACCAGCTCGGGCAGCCTGAGCAATGCCGGCACGATCTCGGGCGATCTGAGCGTGACCGGCGGCACCGCCACCAACAGCGGCAGCCTGCAGGACGTGTCGGTCTCGGGCGGGGCGCTGACGGTGACGGCGGGCAGCCTGACCGGGCTGTCGGTCTCGGGCGGCAGCGCGTCGCTGGAAGGCGGGTCGCTGTCGGGCGATCTCGAGGTCTCGGGCGGTGCGGCGGATGTCGATGTCGCGGTCGGTGGCACGGCGGATGTGACCGGTGGCCGGTTGACGATCGGCGCCGACGGCTCGGTCGCGGAGCTGACCACGGTCGGCAGCGCGGGCAGCCTGGATACGGCGGGAACGCTGGCCTCGCTGACAAGCGCGGGCCAGGTCGAGAATAGCGGCACCATCACCGGCGATGTGGCGGCCTCGGGCGGGACCTTCCTGTCCTCGGGCACGGTATCGGGCGATGTCGCGGCGACGGGCGGGGCGCTGGCCTCGGTCTCGGGGCGGATCGACGGGGCGCTGACGGCCGGAAGCGGCTCGGAGGCGCGGGTGACCGGCGATCTGGCACTTGGCGGCGGTCTCGGCATCGACGCGGGCGGCAAATTCGACCTGCGATCGGGCACCGTGACCATGGCCGAGGACACCGATGCCGTGAATGACGGCACCGCCATCATCGGCGATGGCACGCTGAAGGGCGGGACCGGGGGCAGCTTCCGGAACCGCGACGGCGGCCAGTTGAGCGTGACCGGGACCGGTCGGCTGGAAACGGATCTGGTGAATGCCGACGGCGCGGGGGCCGAGATCGACGGCACCATTGCCGGGGCGGTCGAGAATGACGGCGAGATCGCGCTTGGCGGCACCATCGACGGCGCGCTTGGCAATGACGGGACGGTCAGGGTGGCGGCGGACGATACGGCCGGGATCACCGGCGCCATTGCCGGGCTCGGGTCCTATCTGGTGGAGGGCAGGCTCGATTTCGGCGGCAGCTTCGATCTGGGCCGCGAGGGCGAGACCGAGGGCCGCCTGGCCCTTGGCGAGAATGCCACCGTCAGCGGCGACCTGGTGACGAGCTACGGCACCGTCACGCTGGCCGATGGCAGCCGGCTCGAGGCCGATCTGGTCTCGTCCGGCCAGCTGACGGCCTCGGGCAGCGCGACCGTCGACGGCGATCTGACCCTGTCGGACGGCGCGGTGCTGAGCCTGTCCGACGGCACCGCCGACGACCGTCTCGACGTGACCGGCGATGCCCGGCTGAACGGCACCATCGGGATGGATATCGACCTGACCGATGGCGCCCAGAGCGCCGATGCGATCCATATCGACGGGGTCGCAAGCGGCAATGTGCTGCTGGCCTTCAACGACCTGACCACGGGTGATTACGGCCAGATCAGGGACCGGCTCGACCTGCTGTCCTATGGCTCGGATGGCGGATTGTCGGTCCGCTCCAGCGGCTTGCCCACCAGCGGCAGCATCCTCTACCGGCTTGACCGCAATGCCGGCGGCGACGGCTGGGGGCTGATCTCGGGGGCGAACCCGGCGCTTGGCGGCCTGTCCAGCGGTCTGGCCCTGACCCAGTCGCTGATCGGCTCGGTGGTGAACCGGCCGACCAGCCCCTATGTCTCGGGGCTGGCCTCGACCGAGGGCTCGCCCTGCGGCTGGGGCAGCTGGGGCCGGGCGATGGGCGGGAAGGCCACCGCCAGCGGCAACTCGCATACCGCTCTGGGCAGTTTCTCGACCGAGATCGATGCCAGCTATGGCGGGGTGCAGGCCGGGCTCGATTACAGCTGTTTCGACGGCGGCGAGGATGGCTGGAACCTCAGCTTCGGCACCATTTTCGGGCTCAATGACGGGTCGATCAAGCAGCCGGTCTACCTGTTCGACCCCAATACCGGCACCGTCAACCAGGGCATCCAGACCAGCCGCAACCATACCGACTTCCAGCAGCTTTACGGCGGTGCCTATATCGGCGCCTCCCGGGGCCGGTTCTTCGCCGATCTGCAGGTCACCGTGAACGAGACCGAGTTCGATCTGGAGAACAAGGCGGCCGCGGGTGCCTATGGCGAGCGGCTGGGGGTCGACGACCAGAGCTATGACAGCACCGGTCACACGGTTTCGGGCACGGTGGGCTATGCCTTCCCGCTGGGCGAGGAGAGCGGGTTCAGCCTGATCCCGTCGCTTGGCTTCTCGGTCAGCCGGACCAAGTCGGACGACCTTTACTTCAGCAACGACCCCGGCGATGACGCGGATGACGGGGTGCTGAAATTCGATCCGATCAACAACGAGGTCGGCTTTGCCTCGGTGACGCTGTCGCGCAGCCGGGTGCTGCCCTCGGGGGTCTCGGTTCTGAACGGCTTCGCCACCGCCACGGCCTATCACGACTTCTCAGACCGCTCGGTGGCGAAGTATTACGAGCTCGATTCGAGCGGCGCACCGCTGGGGGCGCCGCTGGTGTCGGAGAATGACGGGCTTGGCAATTATGGCGAGCTCAGTGCGGGGTTCAACTATACCCGCATCCTGGGCAAGGGTCAGGCCGGGGCGGCCCGGCAGATGGACGCGTCGGTTCGGGTCGACAGCCGGTTCGGCGACGATCTGGATGGCTGGGGCGTGACCGCGCAGATGCGGTTCCAGTTCTAGGCCCCGGGCCGGGGTGGGCGCCTTCGCGGGCGCCTGCCCGAGAAACACGACAAAGAGATAGGAAGCTTTTCGAGCCATGTCCCGTTTCAGCAAGGTCGCCTGGAAAGAAGGTTTGTTCCTGCAGCCGCATCACCTGCAGCAGGCCGACCGCCATCTCGAGCATCTGATCCGCGCGCAGGTGGCCGCGCTGTCGCCCTATCCCTGGGGTCTGGCCGAGCTGCGTTTCGATCGCGACATGCTGCAACAGGGCCGGATCGGGCTGTTGGCGGCCGCGGGCACGATGCCCGACGGCACCGCCTTCGAGGCTCCCGGCGCCTCGCCGCTGCCGGTCGCGGCCGAGGTGCCCGAGGACGGGGCCGGGCTCGATGTCTGGCTGACCCTGCCCGATGCGCCGGTCGACGGCCAGGAGGTCGCCCCCGCCGCCGCCGATGCCGCCACCCGCTATGTGCTGGGCCGCGAGACGGTGGCCGACAATGCCGCCGCCGCGCGCTCGGAACAGGTGCTGGAAGTGGCCCATCCGCGGCTGGAGCTGGCGCTGCGCAAGACGCCCCGCCCGGGCTATCAGTGCCTCAGGCTCGGCCGGGTGCTCGATCTGCGCGACGGCATCGTCACGCTTGACGACCGGGTGCCGCCGACCGCGCTGCGGCTTGCGGTGCATCCGGCCTATGACGGCTATCTCGGCCGGGTGATCGGCTGGATCGAATCGAAGCTCGACACGCTGGCGCGCTATGCCGCGGATCCCTCCTCGGGTGGCGGAATGCAGGCGGGCGACTATCTGATGCTGATGCTTCTGAACCGCGAGCTGCCGGTGCTTCGGCATCTGAAATCCATGGCCAGCGTGCATCCCGAGCGGCTTTACGAAAAGCTGGTCGGGCTGGCGGGCGAGCTGGCCACCTTCGATCAGGGCGAGCGCCGCGCCCCGGCCTACGAGGCCTATCGCCATGACGATCCCAAGGCCAGCTTTCCGCCGGTGGTGGCCGATATCCAGCGGCTGCTGGCGCGTGACGTCGGCCGCGCGGTCAGGCTGCCCCTGCAGGAGGTGCGGGCCAATTCCTATGCCGCGCTGATCAACGACCGGAACCTCTTCGCTCAGGCGACCTTCGTGCTGGAGGTCAGTTCCGGCCTGCCGCTGGCCGAGGTCCAGCAGCAGTTCCCGCAGCTTTGCAAGGTCGGTCCCTCGACCCAGATGAAGACCATCATCAACAACAACCTGCCGGGCATCGGGCTGGTGCATCTGCCCAACCCGCCGCGGCAGATCCGGGTGGTCTCGACCAATGTCTATTTCCTGCTCGACCGCTCGACCCCGCTCTGGAGCGAGTTTTCCAGCGCGCCCGCGATCGGGATGCATTTCGCGGGCAACTGGCCCGATCTCAAGCTTGAACTCTGGGCGGTGCCGGAGGGGGCGTGATGGCAGATAACGACGACGATGACGACAAGACCGTGTTCGGGCAGCCGCTGCCGCCGCCGCCGCTGACCCCGCATCCGCTGACCTATCCGCCGGGCTCGGGCTGGAACGTCTATCCGCAGGAGTCCTCCGGCACCGAGCGCACCGCCTTCGGCCAGACCGCGTCCCCGCCCGGGACCGGCGTGCCGCCGACGCCCCGCTCGCCGGGGCCGCATCCGTTCTATCAGCCGGGCACCGGCCAGCGCAGCGCGGCGGCCGGGATCTTCCCCGAGATCCGCCGCCCCGAGGCCGCGCCGCGCCCGGCGGCCCAGGCGCGGATCGCGCTGGACGATGCGCTTCGGGCGGCCGATGCGGGCCGCGGTGCCGCCTCTAACCCGCTTCTGGCCGAGGCGACCCAGCTTCTGATCCTGCTGGGGC
Coding sequences within:
- a CDS encoding autotransporter outer membrane beta-barrel domain-containing protein; translation: MVLFTEAGLGRSEGVRRPFSPQFRKILRQALRSTTALAAGLTLGAAAAGADTFHWTGTAEDGFWANPENWQDAMGDPIEGDAPGLDGMPAGIVLGEAATGTIGLEAGRATLSALELTDNSGTALTDGTLAFSLPEGASGTAARLTVAGSGDFMGESLAFDLEDDLLVEASVDTGLAGNVSGTGALRLRAAGDSEITLSGRNSQTGGTVIEAGTVAATGGEALSEAGAVTLAGGIDGRAASVLRIEQDETVGGLASAEGARGGLELAGGSLTVSGGPASSFGLGISGSGGLAVGDGADLTLAAANSYEGGTVVSGGALSVTAGGSLGSGDVSVADGSLLTYGAALGADQTVTLGDGGLWTLAGDETVGGLDGTGTADLGGNRLDIALPGTETLAFAGSLKGGTDSLLALTGGGEYMLTGSLSDYRGGFRIEAGRLGLSDAGGALNDNALTLAGGTLVADLENAFGGTIATEAGSTSTITAAAGTTLSLTGGMALAGDLSFTAEGEDAEIGLKMASVTLQEGVSLGFDRARFKIGSEAAAGMFAADGGTRLGAEAVLDLAGHDVGIAALTGSGRILTDSGDAVLGLGDGTDFGGVLADGAAGRLSLETDGTVRLTGDNSLTGGTSVTGGSLTLAGGGTLGDIEIASAGRFVLEDGSAGSVVNSGTGSSNAGTIAALTQKAGSFANSGTVSGATSVEGGDLSNTGTLSDDVSVSGGSLSSSGSIGGKLDLSEGEARIDGSVSGAVDVSGGSLDAGKGSALKSGLGVSGGSAETAGTVLGGVSVTGGRYDNSGNVSGGLDLADGSVGNTGTIGGAVTVGGGTLTNGGTLSDDVSVSGGSLSSSGSIGGTLDVSEGEARIDGSVTGAVDVSGGSLEAGRDSALKGGLGVSGGSAETAGTVSGGVSVTGGRYDNSGSVSGGLDLADGTVGNTGTIGGEVTVGGGTLTNGGTLSGDVSVSGGSLSSSGSIGGDLDVTGGTATNSGWVGGKSSVGSGGVLVSEGGRFGDDLTIQGDTGSGAGTLRLSGTTTVAGDVTNDGNIETAGGKDTALNLTDGGGFTNNGSITVEDGSLTVAADTITISDGASMKGDIDFVGAVVNKGELDLENDLRDTLRTDEDGVTRIVASLDGAGNDVENAGRLELGEDLSFTGVGEVSNSGTVEIGANGRLQAERIGNAGRLNLGAGAALEGTGNTLENTGTITVGDGGSVTDAGAIENRETGLIEFTGGGTLASDSDASGDEPIRNAGRIVTTDDGDDTITLGGANPNLLENLASGSLEIGDSDSVIGSATTLDNAGSVTIGTGSTLELAALATAAGGSLTNNGMLKAGSVTSAGSLTNNAGAEIASDVTSSGSLSNAGTISGDLSVTGGTATNSGSLQDVSVSGGALTVTAGSLTGLSVSGGSASLEGGSLSGDLEVSGGAADVDVAVGGTADVTGGRLTIGADGSVAELTTVGSAGSLDTAGTLASLTSAGQVENSGTITGDVAASGGTFLSSGTVSGDVAATGGALASVSGRIDGALTAGSGSEARVTGDLALGGGLGIDAGGKFDLRSGTVTMAEDTDAVNDGTAIIGDGTLKGGTGGSFRNRDGGQLSVTGTGRLETDLVNADGAGAEIDGTIAGAVENDGEIALGGTIDGALGNDGTVRVAADDTAGITGAIAGLGSYLVEGRLDFGGSFDLGREGETEGRLALGENATVSGDLVTSYGTVTLADGSRLEADLVSSGQLTASGSATVDGDLTLSDGAVLSLSDGTADDRLDVTGDARLNGTIGMDIDLTDGAQSADAIHIDGVASGNVLLAFNDLTTGDYGQIRDRLDLLSYGSDGGLSVRSSGLPTSGSILYRLDRNAGGDGWGLISGANPALGGLSSGLALTQSLIGSVVNRPTSPYVSGLASTEGSPCGWGSWGRAMGGKATASGNSHTALGSFSTEIDASYGGVQAGLDYSCFDGGEDGWNLSFGTIFGLNDGSIKQPVYLFDPNTGTVNQGIQTSRNHTDFQQLYGGAYIGASRGRFFADLQVTVNETEFDLENKAAAGAYGERLGVDDQSYDSTGHTVSGTVGYAFPLGEESGFSLIPSLGFSVSRTKSDDLYFSNDPGDDADDGVLKFDPINNEVGFASVTLSRSRVLPSGVSVLNGFATATAYHDFSDRSVAKYYELDSSGAPLGAPLVSENDGLGNYGELSAGFNYTRILGKGQAGAARQMDASVRVDSRFGDDLDGWGVTAQMRFQF
- the tssK gene encoding type VI secretion system baseplate subunit TssK, producing the protein MSRFSKVAWKEGLFLQPHHLQQADRHLEHLIRAQVAALSPYPWGLAELRFDRDMLQQGRIGLLAAAGTMPDGTAFEAPGASPLPVAAEVPEDGAGLDVWLTLPDAPVDGQEVAPAAADAATRYVLGRETVADNAAAARSEQVLEVAHPRLELALRKTPRPGYQCLRLGRVLDLRDGIVTLDDRVPPTALRLAVHPAYDGYLGRVIGWIESKLDTLARYAADPSSGGGMQAGDYLMLMLLNRELPVLRHLKSMASVHPERLYEKLVGLAGELATFDQGERRAPAYEAYRHDDPKASFPPVVADIQRLLARDVGRAVRLPLQEVRANSYAALINDRNLFAQATFVLEVSSGLPLAEVQQQFPQLCKVGPSTQMKTIINNNLPGIGLVHLPNPPRQIRVVSTNVYFLLDRSTPLWSEFSSAPAIGMHFAGNWPDLKLELWAVPEGA